One genomic window of Providencia hangzhouensis includes the following:
- a CDS encoding helix-turn-helix domain-containing protein, with protein sequence MILRKSDWHPADIIAALRKRGTTLAAISREAGLSSSTLANALSRPWPKGEWIIANFLAIHPAEIWPSRYYDPITGDLLERKVRVKTPAED encoded by the coding sequence ATGATTTTACGGAAGTCGGACTGGCACCCTGCAGATATCATTGCAGCTTTACGTAAGCGTGGGACAACTCTTGCCGCAATTTCGCGCGAGGCAGGACTAAGCTCTTCAACGTTAGCAAATGCACTATCACGCCCTTGGCCTAAAGGGGAATGGATTATTGCCAATTTCTTAGCGATCCACCCCGCTGAAATTTGGCCAAGTCGTTATTATGACCCAATTACAGGGGATTTATTAGAAAGAAAAGTCAGAGTAAAAACACCAGCAGAAGATTAA
- the metC gene encoding cystathionine beta-lyase, producing the protein MKKKAVSEFHVDTQVTQLGRDPAKQAGFVNAPVYRGSTVVFPTVDALINDRAEFNYGTAGTPTIKQLEQAWSALAGAEGTVLSPSGLGAIVLALLTTLKTGDHLLMPDSVYRPTRKFCHGLLDKMGIITTYYDPMIGADIEKLVTPNTSTIFLESPGSQSFEIQDVPAIVEVAKRHDIATIIDNTWATPLFFKAHELGCDISLEAGTKYLGGHSDLLMGIVSANQAWWPKLRETYDYMAMLPGAEDCFLALRGLRTLPIRLKEAQERALNIAHWLQERTEVIRILHPAFADCPGHEIWKRDFTGSSGLFSIVLDPKYTQTDIAKMLDGLSIFGMGYSWGGFESLIIPFNCAEYRTVTNWNPGGPTLRLQIGLENLDDLKQDLADGFSRMK; encoded by the coding sequence ATGAAGAAAAAAGCGGTATCTGAATTTCATGTTGATACACAAGTCACCCAGCTAGGGAGAGACCCTGCTAAGCAAGCTGGTTTTGTAAATGCTCCCGTTTATCGCGGTTCGACGGTCGTATTTCCAACTGTTGATGCCTTAATCAATGATAGGGCGGAATTTAATTATGGTACAGCGGGCACGCCAACAATTAAGCAATTGGAGCAAGCTTGGTCCGCTCTTGCTGGAGCCGAAGGGACGGTGCTTTCACCATCTGGTTTAGGCGCGATTGTGTTGGCATTGCTGACAACATTGAAAACAGGTGATCATTTATTAATGCCTGATAGTGTTTATCGGCCAACACGTAAGTTTTGTCATGGTCTGTTGGATAAAATGGGGATCATCACAACCTATTATGACCCGATGATTGGTGCTGACATTGAAAAACTGGTAACGCCAAATACCAGCACAATTTTTTTAGAATCTCCAGGTTCTCAAAGTTTTGAAATTCAAGATGTGCCTGCAATTGTTGAGGTTGCAAAACGCCATGACATTGCGACGATTATTGATAATACATGGGCGACACCTTTATTTTTTAAAGCTCATGAACTGGGTTGTGATATCTCGCTGGAAGCAGGCACCAAATATTTAGGCGGCCATTCTGATTTGCTAATGGGAATTGTCTCGGCGAATCAAGCGTGGTGGCCGAAACTACGTGAAACTTATGATTACATGGCCATGTTGCCGGGAGCAGAGGACTGTTTTCTTGCATTGCGGGGTTTGCGAACCTTACCTATTCGCTTAAAAGAAGCTCAAGAAAGAGCTTTAAATATTGCACATTGGCTGCAAGAACGAACCGAAGTGATTCGTATTTTACATCCTGCATTTGCTGATTGCCCAGGCCATGAAATTTGGAAGCGGGATTTTACTGGTTCATCGGGGCTGTTTTCCATTGTACTTGACCCTAAATATACCCAAACAGATATTGCAAAAATGCTGGATGGTTTATCAATTTTTGGTATGGGGTATTCATGGGGCGGTTTTGAAAGCTTAATTATTCCATTTAATTGTGCTGAATATCGAACTGTGACTAATTGGAACCCTGGTGGACCGACATTACGACTGCAGATTGGCTTAGAAAATTTAGATGACTTAAAACAAGATCTCGCTGACGGTTTTTCTCGGATGAAATAA
- a CDS encoding LysR family transcriptional regulator, whose product MLINKNTFAFKAKIDSYAIFRHLELFIKIVECNSFSLAAKKLNVTPSSVSRGLQQLEDQLGVVLLKRTTRNFILTDAGRYLLQRSQNLLADLDDSLVNTASFYQHAQGQLKITCSIAFGVCHLMQIYSEYRETNPKVSLSVDLNDELINLNEVDFDIALRITSHPPENFALRKICNINWVYCGSRTYFERYGIPQSPADIASHNCLINPNIPDTWRMTDKDGSAYPLEINNMIEVNSSLGLLEAARCHQGIVCLPTYMLGNYIENGELLPVLLDYDPKSTPFALYALYHPAHTHSPKIRTFIDFLVEKIPSDPHWDHWMRQHAS is encoded by the coding sequence ATGCTAATAAATAAAAACACTTTTGCGTTTAAAGCAAAAATTGACAGCTACGCGATTTTTCGGCATTTAGAGTTATTCATCAAAATCGTCGAGTGTAATAGCTTCAGCCTGGCTGCAAAGAAGCTGAATGTAACGCCATCATCAGTTAGTCGAGGCCTTCAACAACTCGAAGATCAATTGGGGGTTGTACTCCTAAAGCGCACAACGCGAAATTTTATTTTAACAGACGCAGGGCGCTATTTATTGCAACGATCGCAAAACTTATTGGCCGATCTCGATGACTCACTGGTCAATACCGCCAGCTTCTATCAACATGCTCAAGGGCAATTAAAAATTACCTGTTCTATTGCATTTGGAGTTTGTCATTTAATGCAAATATACAGTGAATACCGAGAAACCAATCCTAAAGTGAGTTTGTCTGTTGACCTTAATGACGAACTTATTAATTTAAATGAAGTTGATTTCGATATTGCATTACGAATTACCAGCCACCCACCTGAAAACTTTGCATTACGGAAAATTTGTAATATTAATTGGGTATACTGTGGAAGCCGTACTTATTTCGAACGATATGGTATTCCTCAATCCCCTGCCGATATTGCATCACACAATTGTTTAATTAATCCAAATATTCCTGACACCTGGCGCATGACGGATAAAGACGGTAGCGCATATCCTCTAGAAATTAATAATATGATTGAGGTAAATAGTAGTTTAGGGTTATTAGAGGCAGCACGCTGCCATCAAGGTATCGTTTGTTTACCTACTTATATGCTAGGCAATTATATTGAAAACGGAGAGTTGCTCCCTGTCTTATTGGATTATGACCCTAAATCCACCCCATTTGCCCTATATGCTTTATACCACCCAGCCCATACACACTCACCTAAAATCAGGACATTTATTGATTTTTTAGTAGAGAAAATACCATCAGATCCGCATTGGGACCATTGGATGCGACAGCATGCTTCATGA
- the mdh gene encoding malate dehydrogenase, which produces MKVAVLGAAGGIGQALALLLKNQLPAGSELSLYDIAPVTPGVAADLSHIPTDVKVTGFAGEDAKPALKGADIVLISAGVARKPGMDRSDLFNINAGIVRNLIQQIAETCPKALIGIITNPVNTTVAIAAEVLKKAGVYDKNRLFGVTTLDIIRSNTFVAELKGKNVNDLEVPVIGGHSGVTILPLLSQIEGVSFTDEEVAALTKRIQNAGTEVVEAKAGGGSATLSMGQAAARLGLSLIRGLQGESNVVECVYTEGDGEHARFFAQPVVLGKNGIEKHLPIGKLSAFEEKALKDMLDVLKADIELGEKFING; this is translated from the coding sequence ATGAAAGTTGCAGTCCTAGGTGCAGCAGGTGGTATCGGTCAGGCTCTCGCCCTTCTTCTCAAAAACCAGCTCCCAGCAGGTTCAGAACTCTCCCTCTACGACATCGCACCAGTTACTCCAGGTGTTGCTGCTGACCTAAGCCATATCCCAACTGATGTTAAAGTGACAGGCTTTGCCGGCGAAGATGCAAAACCTGCATTGAAAGGTGCTGACATTGTTCTTATTTCTGCGGGTGTTGCACGTAAACCAGGTATGGATCGTTCTGACTTATTTAACATCAATGCGGGTATTGTCCGTAATCTGATCCAACAAATTGCTGAAACCTGCCCTAAGGCATTGATTGGTATTATCACTAACCCAGTGAATACCACCGTTGCTATCGCTGCGGAAGTCCTGAAAAAAGCAGGAGTATACGATAAAAACCGTTTATTCGGTGTGACGACGTTAGATATCATTCGTTCTAATACGTTTGTTGCTGAGCTGAAAGGCAAAAATGTTAATGACCTTGAAGTGCCTGTTATTGGCGGCCACTCAGGTGTGACTATTCTGCCATTGTTATCTCAAATTGAAGGTGTTAGCTTCACTGATGAGGAAGTTGCCGCGTTAACCAAACGTATTCAAAACGCAGGTACAGAAGTCGTTGAAGCGAAAGCGGGTGGCGGGTCTGCAACTTTATCTATGGGCCAAGCAGCCGCACGTTTAGGTTTATCTTTAATTCGTGGTCTCCAAGGCGAAAGCAATGTAGTTGAATGTGTTTACACTGAAGGTGATGGTGAACACGCTCGCTTCTTCGCACAACCAGTTGTTTTAGGTAAAAACGGTATCGAAAAGCATTTACCAATCGGTAAATTAAGCGCATTTGAAGAGAAAGCGCTGAAAGACATGCTAGATGTATTAAAAGCAGATATCGAATTAGGTGAAAAATTCATTAATGGCTAA
- the ispB gene encoding octaprenyl diphosphate synthase, translated as MNLESIIELTTEDMSAVNEAILSQLNSDVALINQLGYYIVSGGGKRIRPMIAVLAGRSLGYSGHKHTQVAALIEFIHTATLLHDDVVDESDMRRGKQTANAVFGNAASVLVGDFIYTRSFQMMTDLDSMRVLKLMSEATNVIAEGEVLQLMNCNDPNITEENYMQVIYSKTARLFEAAAHASAILANATPEQEKALQDYGRYIGTAFQLIDDLLDYDADNAQLGKNTGDDLDEGKPTLPLLHAMQNGNEEESALIRQAIEQGNGRHLLDTVLATMKRCGSLEYTYARAQEEAQKAIDALNVIEDSIYKDALIGLAYIAIQRHS; from the coding sequence ATGAATTTAGAATCTATTATTGAACTGACAACTGAGGATATGTCAGCGGTAAACGAAGCCATCCTCAGTCAATTGAATTCAGATGTTGCGCTAATTAACCAGCTTGGTTATTACATCGTCAGTGGTGGCGGTAAAAGGATCCGGCCTATGATCGCAGTGCTTGCTGGTCGATCCTTAGGTTACTCGGGTCATAAACATACCCAAGTTGCTGCATTGATCGAGTTCATTCATACAGCAACTTTGCTGCATGATGACGTCGTTGATGAGTCCGATATGCGTCGCGGAAAGCAAACTGCAAATGCTGTTTTTGGTAATGCAGCGAGTGTCTTAGTTGGTGATTTTATTTACACTCGATCATTCCAGATGATGACGGATCTCGATTCAATGCGGGTGCTAAAACTGATGTCTGAAGCGACGAATGTGATCGCTGAAGGGGAGGTTTTGCAATTGATGAACTGCAACGATCCTAACATTACTGAAGAAAACTATATGCAAGTGATCTACAGTAAAACCGCACGTCTTTTTGAAGCAGCAGCCCATGCATCTGCGATTTTAGCCAATGCGACACCAGAGCAAGAAAAAGCACTACAAGATTATGGTCGTTATATTGGGACAGCTTTTCAGTTAATTGACGATCTACTCGATTATGATGCAGACAATGCTCAGCTGGGGAAAAATACGGGGGATGATTTAGATGAAGGTAAGCCTACACTTCCCCTACTTCACGCGATGCAAAATGGTAATGAAGAAGAGTCAGCATTGATCCGCCAAGCGATTGAACAAGGCAATGGGCGTCATCTGTTAGATACTGTTCTTGCAACTATGAAACGCTGTGGTTCCCTTGAATATACTTATGCAAGAGCCCAAGAAGAAGCACAAAAAGCGATTGATGCCTTAAATGTAATTGAAGATTCAATTTATAAAGATGCATTGATCGGCTTAGCTTATATCGCAATCCAACGCCATTCTTAG
- the rpmA gene encoding 50S ribosomal protein L27: MAHKKAGGSTRNGRDSEAKRLGVKRFGGEAVLAGSIIVRQRGTKFHAGNNVGCGRDHTLFALADGKVKFEVKGPNNRKFISIEAE, encoded by the coding sequence ATGGCACACAAAAAGGCTGGTGGTTCGACTCGTAACGGTCGTGACTCAGAAGCAAAACGTTTAGGTGTTAAACGTTTTGGTGGTGAAGCTGTATTAGCAGGTAGCATCATCGTTCGTCAACGTGGTACTAAGTTCCACGCAGGTAACAACGTAGGTTGTGGCCGTGACCACACTCTGTTCGCATTAGCGGACGGTAAAGTTAAATTTGAAGTTAAAGGTCCAAACAATCGTAAATTTATCAGCATCGAAGCTGAATAA
- a CDS encoding amino acid permease — MAIGSGIVFMPVQIGIKGIWVFIAATILSYPAIYWLQNLYLRTLSESEECNDYASVITQYLGKNWGIALGIAYFLMLLHGMFSYSLAVTFDSASYIKTFGLTEGLLSDSVWYGLIIISVLVAIAAQGERLLFKVSGPMVIVKFGIIVLLGIVMVPYWNFANITAFPDFLPFMRDVFLTLPFTLFSILFVQILSPMNIAYRKIESNKRIATYRAIRANRVAYIILAVAVLFFAFSFTFSISHEQAVSAFEQNISALAIAAQVIPGAIVKVMTALLNIFAILTAFLGIYLGFQEAIKGIVVNLLSRFIPEERINQTVLHYGVCLGVIIALWFWVSTRFSILFFMQLGGPLFGIVSCLIPCYLVYKVPALHKFKGPTVWFIIFFGVLLCLSPFFKFFE; from the coding sequence ATGGCAATTGGTTCAGGGATTGTTTTTATGCCTGTGCAAATTGGTATCAAAGGTATTTGGGTCTTTATTGCTGCAACAATACTTTCTTATCCAGCAATTTATTGGCTACAAAATTTATATCTCAGAACATTATCTGAATCTGAAGAATGTAATGACTACGCCAGTGTTATTACACAATATTTAGGTAAAAACTGGGGGATAGCATTAGGGATTGCCTATTTTTTGATGTTATTGCATGGAATGTTCTCTTACTCGCTGGCGGTCACCTTCGATAGTGCTTCTTACATTAAAACGTTTGGATTAACGGAAGGGCTATTATCTGATTCTGTTTGGTATGGGTTGATTATTATTTCAGTATTAGTCGCAATTGCTGCACAAGGGGAGCGGTTACTGTTTAAAGTCTCTGGTCCAATGGTTATTGTAAAATTCGGTATTATCGTACTGCTTGGTATAGTGATGGTTCCATATTGGAATTTTGCCAATATCACAGCATTTCCTGATTTTCTCCCATTTATGAGAGATGTTTTTTTAACACTACCATTTACCTTATTTTCTATATTGTTTGTGCAAATATTGAGCCCCATGAACATTGCGTATCGTAAAATAGAAAGTAATAAGCGTATCGCGACATACCGAGCAATACGCGCTAACCGTGTTGCGTATATTATTCTCGCCGTTGCAGTCTTGTTTTTTGCTTTTTCTTTTACTTTCTCAATTAGCCATGAGCAAGCCGTATCGGCCTTTGAACAAAATATTTCAGCATTAGCGATTGCTGCTCAAGTGATACCTGGGGCAATAGTGAAAGTGATGACCGCATTACTCAATATTTTTGCAATCTTGACGGCATTCTTAGGAATTTATTTAGGCTTCCAAGAAGCAATAAAAGGCATTGTTGTCAATCTATTGAGTCGATTTATTCCTGAAGAACGCATTAACCAAACTGTGCTACATTATGGGGTATGCTTAGGCGTTATCATTGCACTGTGGTTTTGGGTTTCAACACGGTTTTCTATTCTGTTTTTCATGCAACTTGGCGGTCCATTATTTGGTATCGTTTCTTGCTTAATTCCTTGCTATCTGGTTTACAAAGTTCCGGCATTACACAAATTTAAAGGCCCAACAGTGTGGTTCATCATTTTCTTTGGTGTGCTGTTATGCCTATCTCCATTCTTTAAATTTTTCGAATAA
- a CDS encoding DNA-binding protein: protein MYKEWLTAKELLGLQGLPMTTQGINAMARRENWVSRKRRGIQGKALEYHISSLPIDIFEGQFANETSSPYQVKRNDNAFIWQEAYNQLSNDERDTILTFIMREGTLALIDLINNK from the coding sequence ATGTACAAGGAATGGCTAACGGCAAAAGAGCTGCTTGGGTTACAAGGGCTTCCCATGACAACTCAAGGTATTAATGCAATGGCAAGGCGTGAAAACTGGGTAAGCCGTAAAAGGCGAGGTATTCAAGGCAAAGCGTTGGAGTACCATATTAGTTCTTTACCTATCGATATTTTTGAGGGGCAGTTTGCTAACGAAACTTCATCTCCTTATCAAGTAAAACGAAATGATAATGCCTTTATTTGGCAGGAAGCTTATAACCAGCTTTCTAATGATGAACGAGACACTATCCTGACATTTATTATGCGTGAAGGCACATTAGCACTAATTGATTTAATTAATAATAAATAA
- the rplU gene encoding 50S ribosomal protein L21: MYAVFQSGGKQHRVSEGQTVRLEKLDIATGETVEFDQVLMVANGDEIQIGAPVVEGVKVKAEVVAHGRGEKVKIVKFRRRKHSRKQQGHRQWFTDVKITVIA, encoded by the coding sequence ATGTACGCGGTTTTCCAAAGTGGTGGTAAACAACACCGAGTTAGCGAAGGTCAAACTGTCCGCCTAGAAAAGCTGGACATCGCAACAGGTGAAACTGTTGAATTTGATCAAGTTCTGATGGTTGCTAATGGCGATGAGATCCAAATTGGCGCTCCTGTCGTTGAAGGCGTTAAAGTGAAAGCGGAAGTGGTTGCACACGGTCGTGGCGAAAAAGTTAAAATCGTCAAATTCCGTCGTCGTAAACATAGCCGTAAACAACAGGGTCATCGTCAGTGGTTCACTGATGTTAAGATCACTGTCATCGCTTAA
- a CDS encoding DNA-binding protein, with the protein MKKLWFTAKELAGLEGLPTSPQGINLMARREGWKNRRKRGVQGKAVEYYYESLPGEIQGQLSLHEPSVTYQSQRTDALQIWSEAYYQLTESERNKIVKYILRYGLSSLLAQIDEEDKGEK; encoded by the coding sequence ATGAAAAAATTGTGGTTCACTGCCAAAGAATTAGCTGGGTTAGAAGGACTCCCGACATCACCCCAGGGAATTAACCTAATGGCAAGACGAGAAGGCTGGAAAAACCGCCGTAAAAGAGGGGTGCAAGGTAAGGCTGTTGAGTATTATTATGAAAGCTTACCGGGGGAAATCCAAGGGCAACTTAGCCTGCATGAGCCTTCGGTAACTTACCAAAGTCAAAGAACAGATGCATTACAGATCTGGTCAGAAGCGTATTATCAATTGACAGAGTCTGAGCGCAATAAAATAGTGAAATATATCCTGCGTTATGGTTTGTCGTCACTGCTTGCGCAAATCGATGAAGAAGACAAAGGGGAAAAATAG